The genomic stretch TACTTGATATCGACTCCAAGATTGTCAACACACGTAAGCTTATACCGAAATATTCTTGTACACccattttattcaaaaataaaaataaaaataaaaaatcagtGCTTGACTTGTTTTTACTATTTTcatttaatactccgtatattgtCTTTAATATTCGGTTGAATTATTAGCTTATTCTTATAGGTTGCGAAAATGATATTTTTTGTTCTCGAAATATGAATAGCATTAGAGCCATCTGATTTACATTTTTACAGTAGTCGACTGTGACATCTAGTAAGATGTTCAATGTGTTCTATAATTAATCGTCCATTGAAATAAAGCACCAAAAACCTCAAATCAAGTAAACGACCTTACGACCCTAACAGCCGACTGAAATTATTTCTAGAAAATATTACATACTAATACATGTAGCATATTATTccttaattgaaatattttaatatattttctcTATCCATTcattaaaacattatttttatgAAATGATTACAACCATCGGATTCTTACAAGATTTGATCCGGACCGTTTAAAAGAAATGGAGGTCCATATCTGGACCGCAAAATAGAGATATATGCTCTTGTCAAAAATCAACAAGTAAAATACAAATCTAGAGTTTTACTCACATACTTAAAATTCTCTATAGTTAACAGTTACCACAACATTAATCTAGAGTTACCTAATGCAGTTGACTGCAGTAGCAGAATCCCCTCTGCCCAGCTATCTCTAACTCTTATGCACATTTTCAGAAACTAAATCGGCCATCTCTCTGATTTAACTTTGTCGCATCTGCAGAATCGTGAAAGGAAAGAAGACTATGACAAAGCCGTTTGATTGAACCAAGAACGAGACCTCAAAAAGCAACAGCAGGGCATTTCTCTATCTGGGGCTAAGTAAGATTTTACATTCCTCCTAAAAAAAATGACAACTTTTTGCATCATCATGGACTTTAGCCGGCTTGTCGAGTTGTCGTGGCACAGACGTTGTCCTGCAAATCAAATTCTGAATTATAGATCCGTGTTTGTGAAAACGATATTCATTCATACAAAACCACAAGAATAGTAATACTATAATCCTTCTTTCTGAGGACAAGATTCATTTCATACAAAACCACGAGAATAGTATTCCCGGTATCTAAGGTATATTGCCTCCTGTGACTACAAAATTTCCTTAAATCTAACCAAAAGAGCATTGGAAATAAAAATATTGTTGAGTAACTTGGTTGATTTACGTTCATCAACGCAGCCACACAGGGTTTACTAGCATCTTTGCTAAGCAATTCAGATTTCAGCAAAATTGCTCCAAATTTGAAAGGAAAAAGACAACGTAAATCACTCCCTAACCTCAAACTCGCACCATCTCACTATAAATCTCCTAGTATGCAAGAAGATGTACAATTTACAAAAAGGGTCCGCTTACAGTAACTCCACCTATAAGTTGTTTTAGAACAACTTGGTCATGTGCAAGCAAGAATATCCGttgtcaaaacatacaatttcgTAACTGGAAAGCATGAATATGAGAATATCCGTTGTCTAACTTATGACAGTAATGATCCTAACAGAAAATTCCTTCTATAGCCATAATGTAAACTTTTTTGTTAGATTACTAATCATTAAAGAAACTCGAAATGTGCAGAAAGCTGAAAGTTAAACTGTTACTCATACCATAACAGCAGTCCTCATGTTCTATGTAACCAGAGGCAATTTGCCTTTGTCTTTCTGCTGCTGCTGTTGCAACATGAATTCATCAAACTGTTTGGCTCTTTTTCGCATGTCCTCAATGATCTCATCAGTCACGGTATAAATCTGCTTAGGCAAATAGCCTTCCAAATAATCAAACCATTCCCCAAGCGTCATCTTTTCTATGTCCGGTACCAGTACAGACTCTCGGCCTGATTCTCTACCGTCACAACTGGAATCTGAATCCTCAGAAAGCTCTCTTGCATCACATGCCCTTACTACCTCACCTTCCACCGCCAAGTCACTCGCCATTTGATCTGAAAATCTTTTTTCGACATGAGAAAAGCCCACAACATCCTCCTCATTCAGAGATGCAGATTCATCAATTGGCTCACCTGCCATTACTATAGCCTGATCTTCCATAGCAAAATCAGTCTCCAGTCCTTCTGAAAACCCTTTCTCAACAAGAGAAAAACCCACCAAACCATCATTCGGAGAAGCAGATTCATCATTTGGCTCAGCATTCAGCTTCTCTTTAACACTCCGATAACCACCCCCATTTTCAGGAACTTCCGCCTCCAACATGTTACCATTCACTTCCCCTTCCAACTCAATCTGCTGATCAATTTTGTTCAGCAGTTCTGAGCAGGGTTGTTGGTTTACAAACAAAGAGCCTTCTGCCTGTGCCACCTCTTTGTTTTCCGACTTATCAAGCCGTGTAATATTCTCCGTGGGCTCCACACAAGGATTCTCTGTTGCGTACAAAGAGCTTTCCGGCTGTTGTTCAGCAACTTCCATAGTCATCAAATCACCACTCATACTGGTTCCCATCTCATTCTCACGAGAAATATCCACCACTGATTCAACACAAGGCTGCTCTCTATCACACGGAGATCCACCCTCTTGTTCACGAAATTCAACATCCGAGGCATCACCACTAACCTTATCCTCTACTACATTATCCAAAGTAGCAACATTCACTGCCTCTTCACAAGGTTTCTCCTTCAACTCAGCAATCTCAGATTTTTCCATCCCCGAAGAATTCTCCTTTATCTCGTTTCCAATACCAACATCGTCAATGTCATCAAACTCTTCCTTAACAACCACCACCTTCTTCCTCCCCCCACGACCACCTTTCGTCTTCTTACCCTCATCAACACCTACATTCTCTTCCTCGACCTTACTCAACGCCACCTCAACCACATTCTTTTTACTCCTAGTCCTTCTAGTCGGCATTACATCATCCAAACTAATCAACCCCTCCACCTCCTTCCTCGAACTCCGCGTCCTTCTCGTACTCACCCCACACTCCGCCTTACCCTTCCCATCCACCTCATCCTCATTCCCTTCACTCCCATTTGCCTCACCATTTCTCTCCTCCAAAACAACAACTTTCTTCGTCCTCCCCCGCCCTCGCCCTCGTCCTCTCCCTCTCCCCCGTCCCCGTCCTCGCCCTTGGCGTCCACCAAtttcttcctcctcttcctccaACTCCGCCACCTTCCCCTCATCATTCCCCTCCAAAACCCTAACACTAACCTCTTCCCCCAAATTCAAATCATTCCCAATTTTATCACCAACCTGCGGTCTAGTACATCTACCATTACCCAATTCATCACTAACATCAACAAGTACAACCCTAATTAAAGTAATTTCCCCAATTTTAATAACATCACCATCATTAATCTCAGAAGGGGAAAGGGGATTAAGCAGAATAGAGTTCAAAATAGTACCATTAGAAGAATCAAGATCAGTAATTACCCATTTACCGGAACCCGAATTGAACTCGATTTTGAGATGGTTGGAGGAAACACCAGGATCTTTGATTTGTAAATTGTTGCCACGGACAAGACGGCCGAGTCGAACAGAGGATTTAGGATTGAATTCAAGGGTTTCTCCGGTACGAGGGCCCTTTTCGATTATTAGCTTCAGTGTCGCCATTgttgaagaagaagagaagaagaggGAACAAGTTTGAAATTTGAATGATTTGAATTACGTTTGAGGATTGAGAAACGAGGGGGTTTGTTTGTAAATCCTTGTTATAgattttcctttttttgttttttgtttttcttttttgagAGTAACCTTTCATTCAAGCACAAATTCACATTTAAGACGGTATTATCCGTCTAAGCTTAAACATGTCGAACACTTAGAATAAATAAAGGtgagcaagtccaatggtgtaGTTTAGGTATTTGTTTGCAACTTCATAAAATTGCAAGCTAGTTGTTACACCATTGGAGAAAGTCAATTAGGATGGCTGAGTTTAAACTAGTTGTTTCATTAAGCTACTTGCTTACAATGTCCCACATTTATAAAACAACCAATAGAAATTTAGGTTTGACTTATTATTAATTTTTGATTTATTCAATAAAACAAAACTAGTATAGTAGTatataacacaaattctcattatagacggacactatccgtctatacgtatagacggataccattttccctcacaaaatatccagttgccataaagtgggaaacACATGggaggtgccccaccttgtccccctacccattttattagaggtctttactcGTCTGTTTGCcacacccgtctataccaagacttATTGAGTATATAAAACATAGCTAAATCATTGGAATAGTTTAGTTGCTTAGAATGGATGTAACTTAGAATATGATGTGGATTTGCTAACCTAGAATGTTGTTGCTTATCATTGTACTTGCTCTAATAATGCAGCAGAAAAACCAACAAAATTATCTTATATGTACAACTAGTtctaaacccgtgcaaaattacaCGGGTTTGTATTTAGGACGGTATGAATGTTTTTTTATGGatattttatttttacatttctattgtaattatctaatagTTCTATATCAGTTATCTACATCTTTAATGTAGATCAGTGATCTAACTGGAAATGGACATTCTCCACGTAAATACGATGCGTTAAAACCACAACTACCGGGTGAATGTTCATTTTCAGTTACAGACGGAATAACATCAGTAAGAGTTTCACCATATTCGGCACATAGATCTCTCACTAAGCGCTCAACAACATCGTACTATttagttttaaaaattatttaagttatttaatttattcgcatatttgtaataattaatttcattaatttctgtAATATATTCCTATTATATGTAATTCATTCTtataattaaatgtaatttattctcgtaattatgtaattttattattaattatgtaattcattccgattatatgtaatttatttcatttattccgatttgtaattcagtCCGATTATATGGAATTAATTTCATGTATTCTGATTGTATGTAtttatttcataattttttttaagtCGGAAATTGTTGCATGGTTGTATTGGCGGGCGATTCGAAGAAATAAATTTTTTTGTACATCATCGGGACCCACCATAACCTGAATTtccaaaatttaaaaaaaaaaagttgtacaAATGACGTGGCGCATTCTCTATTCagcattgtcttctgaattaataaagataagactGGATGGTAATTGATTCGTCTTGAGAGATAATAATAGCATAGGCATTCTAGTTACTGATTAATAGTTATC from Silene latifolia isolate original U9 population chromosome 5, ASM4854445v1, whole genome shotgun sequence encodes the following:
- the LOC141656521 gene encoding uncharacterized protein LOC141656521, with amino-acid sequence MATLKLIIEKGPRTGETLEFNPKSSVRLGRLVRGNNLQIKDPGVSSNHLKIEFNSGSGKWVITDLDSSNGTILNSILLNPLSPSEINDGDVIKIGEITLIRVVLVDVSDELGNGRCTRPQVGDKIGNDLNLGEEVSVRVLEGNDEGKVAELEEEEEEIGGRQGRGRGRGRGRGRGRGRGRTKKVVVLEERNGEANGSEGNEDEVDGKGKAECGVSTRRTRSSRKEVEGLISLDDVMPTRRTRSKKNVVEVALSKVEEENVGVDEGKKTKGGRGGRKKVVVVKEEFDDIDDVGIGNEIKENSSGMEKSEIAELKEKPCEEAVNVATLDNVVEDKVSGDASDVEFREQEGGSPCDREQPCVESVVDISRENEMGTSMSGDLMTMEVAEQQPESSLYATENPCVEPTENITRLDKSENKEVAQAEGSLFVNQQPCSELLNKIDQQIELEGEVNGNMLEAEVPENGGGYRSVKEKLNAEPNDESASPNDGLVGFSLVEKGFSEGLETDFAMEDQAIVMAGEPIDESASLNEEDVVGFSHVEKRFSDQMASDLAVEGEVVRACDARELSEDSDSSCDGRESGRESVLVPDIEKMTLGEWFDYLEGYLPKQIYTVTDEIIEDMRKRAKQFDEFMLQQQQQKDKGKLPLVT